Within Nocardioides rotundus, the genomic segment CGTCCCGGTCGGGAGCCGCCCGGCCCGTGGGGTGCACGCACCCCGGTGACGATCGACGTCGGACCGCTGACCCCCGACGAGACCCGGCAGCTGGCCGCCCGGCTGCGGCCCGGCGCCGAGCTCGACGACGACCAGATCCGGGTGATCGGCGGCGTCCCGCTGCTCGTGGAGTACGCCGTCGAGCCGGCGCTCGGGCTGGACGCGCTGGGTGAGCGGCTGCTGGACCCGCTGGAGGACTCCGCGCGGGCCGGTGCCTCGATGCTCGCCGTGGTGGGCACGCCGATCGCGTTGGAGACGGCCAGCCGGCTGCTCGGCGGTGACGCGGTGGAGGACCTCCTAGTCGCACGGGTCCTGCGCGTGCAGGGCGACCACGTCGGGATGGCCCACCCCTATCTGACCAGCGCGGTGCGCGAGTCGCTGGGCCGGCTTGCCTGCACCGAGATCCTGCGCGAGGTGCTGGACTCGGAGTGGGAGATCCCCGCCCTGCTGCTCACCGACGCCGTAGAGACCTTCGGCGCCGGGCTGCCCGACGCCTTGGTCGCGCGGTGGGCCCTGGCGGCCGGCCGGGAGTCGATCGCCGGTGGCGACTGGGAGGGCGCCGACCCGCTGCTCGCCCGCGCCGCCGACCTCGGGGACCCCACGCTCGCCCAGGCGGCCGAGCAGGAGCGTGCCCGCGCGCTGATGCGCACCGGCCGAGTGGTCGACGCCCGCGAGGTGCTGGTGCCGGTGATGCGACGGCTGCGCGCGGAGGAGCGGGACGCCGAGCTGGCCGCCTGCCTGGACGAGTACGCCGGGGGGCCGGCCCGGATCGACGGCGGCGAGATGCACGTGGTCGAGCGCCACGCTCGCTGGCTGCTCGACCGGGACGAGCTCGACCCGGACACGCGGGTGCGGGTGCTGGACGCGCTGACCCGGACCGCGCCGGTGTCGTCGCTGGACACCCTCACCGAGGAGCTGCTGGCCGAGTGTGCCCGGGCGAGCTCGCCGTTCTCCCAGGTGTGCGCTCTGGAGGCGCGCTGGCGTCGGTCCCACTACGCCGGCGAGGTGCCCACCCGGCGGGCCAAGGAGTCGCAGGAGGCGGTGTGGCTCGCCGAGCAATTGGGCGACATCGACCTGCAGGTGCGGATGATCCGGCATCTGCTCGACGACCTGCTGGCGATGGGCTGGGGCAGCGAGGCGGCCGAGCAGCTCGATCGCCTCGACGAGATCTCCCGGCAGCGGCGCCATGCCCATGCCCGGTGGTGGCATCAGCTGCTGGGCGTCGACGCTCTGCTCCGTCGTGGCGAGGCCGATGCGGCGATGCTCGCCGCCCAGGAGGTGCACGACCAGTGGCCGCGGGTGCCCGCACTGCTGCGGGAGAACTTCTTGATGACCCAGCAGTTCGTCGCCCTCTACCTCACCGACCACGAGCTCCTGGCGGCGTCGCTGCGCGACGTCGTCACCGGGCCCGAGTCGCTGTGGGTGCCCGACCTGGTCCCGGAGATGGCCCTCTTGATGGTCGACGCCCAGGCCGGGCGTGCCTCGGCCGACGACGTGCGGGCGGGCATCGACCGCGTGGTGGCCGCACCACACGGCTGGCGACGGATCGCCGAGCTCGCTCTCGCGGGCCGCGCCGCGGTCGCGGCCGGGGTGGCGGCCCCCGAGCTGCGCCGTACCTTGTTGCCGTATGAGCGCTGCTGGGTCACGCTAGGCCCCGCAGTGGCGACCCTCGGCCCCGCGGCAGGCGTGCTGTCCGCGCTCGCGGAGCTCGAGGGTGACCACCGGGAGGCGGCCCGCTGGGGGGAGCAGGCGCGACAGCAGTGCGACGCCATGGACGCCCCCTGGTGGGCCGACACCCGCGACGGGTGACGGTCGCCCCTGCTTCCACCGATGAAGAAGAGGGGTAGATGAACCATGGCTCCGGACAAACCCAGGAAGCCCAGGCCCAGTGGGAAGCCCAAGGGGGGCGGCCGACTGGCAACGAAGTTCAACACTCGCGGCGGTGGCGCCGCGAACAGGCTGCGTCGACGCGGCCTCGTCGGCGCGCCGGTCCCCGACCTGGTCGCCGAGGCCCGGCAGCGCGGGATCACCGTGACCGCCCAGGAGGCGGCCTACCTGCGCAGTGAGCACTGGACGGGTCCCGCCGGCGGCCAGCTGCTCGCGCTGATGGACGCCTGCGAGGAGGCGGGAGTGCCGTACCGCCTCGCGTTCGACCACGTCGCCGGCGAGCCCGTGACCCTGCAGGAGGTGGAGATCCGGATGCGCGGCGACTGAGCCGCGTCACCACCGACGCCGAGGCCGTCGCTGCCCTCGCACCGTGCGGGAACCCCTCCCCGCATGGCCGTGAACCCCGGCAGCGGCGGCCTTTGCGCGTCCTTTGCGCCTCTCTTGGAGCGTGGTGCTCGATGGGTCCCGCACGGGGGTGGGGCCCGCCCGGGCCCCCCTCTCGAGGGGTGAGGGGGGTGCGGGGTCACTCGGTCCGTTGGGGGCCGCACGATGGCGAGGCGCCGGGTGCCGTCCGGGGGAGAGGACGGCGGCCCGGCGCCTCGACCCGTCTCGACCGGTCGGCATACTTGGCCGGGTGCTCGACCGACCCCGATACCTCCCTCTCGTCTGGGCCGCCGCCTGTCTGGTCGGCTTCGGTCTCCTCACTCTCCTGGTGACCCAGGACCGCGCCCCCCTCGACCCGGTCGACCTGTGGGGTCGGCAGGCGGAGGCCTGGGCGGACGACATCCCCTGGCTGGTGGCGATCCTCCGGGTCGTGGAGCATCTCTTCGCCACCGTCGGGATGGCGGTGCTGACGGCCGTGACGGCGGTCTGGCTGCTGTGGAAGAAGCAGCCGCGCGCGGCGGCGTACACCGTCGTCGTGATGCTGGTGACCTCGCTGGTCACCACCGGCGTGAAGCTCACGGTCGGCCGGGTGCGGCCCGCGTGGCAGGACTCGATCGACCTCCTCTCGACCCGCTCCTTCCCCTCGGGGCACGCGTCGTCGATGGCCGCGTTCGCCGGCGTCATGGTGGTGCTCGCGTGGATCTTCCTGCGGCGCTCGTCGGCGCGTCAGGCGGTGTACGTCGCCGCCGCGGCCTTCGTGGTCGTCGGCTGCCTGGACCGGGTGCTGCTCGGGCGCCACTACCCCACCGACGTGATCGCGGGCACCCTGCTCGGCGCCGGCGTGGCCCTGCTCGCGCTCGGCCTCTTCGACCCGCAGCCCCGTCCGCAGTCGCGGGGCGACCGGCCGCTGCTCGCGACCGTGCCGACCGACCGAAAGCTCGCCGTCGTCCTCAACCCCTCCAAGGTCGAGGACCCCGGCCAGTTCCGCTCGATCGTCACCGCGATGGCTCAGGAGGCGGGCTGGAGCAGCCCGACCTGGCACTACACGACCGTCGAGGACCCGGGCACCGGGATGGCGCACGCGGCGGCCGTGGACGGCGCGGACCTGGTGATGGTCTGCGGCGGCGACGGGACCGTGCGCGAGGTGTGCGCCGAGCTCGCCGGCACGGGGATCCCGGTCGGGATCATCCCCGCGGGCACGGGCAACCTGCTGGCTCGCAACCTGGACATCCCGCTCTACATCCGCTCGGCCATCGACGTCGCCCTCAACGGCCAGGACCGGGCCGTGGACCTGGTCGCGGTCTCCGGGGACGGCTTCGAGGACTCCCACTTCATGGTGATGGCCGGGATGGGCTTCGACGCCGCGATCATGGAGGGCGTCAACGAGGAGTTCAAGCAGAAGGTCGGCTGGTTCGCGTACGTCGTCTCCGGGCTGAAGTCGCTCATGTTCCCCGCGGTCAAGGTGGAGGTCTCCGTCGACGGCGGCGAGCCCACGACCCACCGCGCCCGCACCGTGCTCGTCGGGAACGTCGGCTACCTCCAGGCGGGGATGCCGCTGCTGCCGGACGCGCGGATCGACGACGGCAAGCTGGACGTCGTACTCCTCCACCCGCGGCGCTTCCTGTCGTGGATCCCGCTCGCGGCGCGCGTGCTGTCCAAGAGCACCCAGACCGACGACCTGATCAACCGGATGACCGGGGCCTCGGTGACGGTGCGCGCCGCCACCGACGTGCCGCGCCAGCTCGACGGCGACTCGATCGGCCCCGGCAAGGAGCTGCGGATGGAGTGCATCCACGGTCGCCTCCTGGTGCGTGTGCCCCGCTGACCCGACCGCGCGCCCGCGTGACCGCCCGGCCGTCCGACGGGGCCCAGCACGGCGAAGGCCCCATGGTCGCCGGCACCCCCGTGAACCGGCGACCAAGAGGCCTTCATCCCCTACGACGCCGCCGATCCGCTTTTGGTTGCACCCAAAATCCCGCGACCAGGCATTCCATGCACCCAAGAACCCCCCACCAGGCATTCCAGGCACCCAAGAACCCCCCACCGGGCACTCGATGCACCCAGAAAACCCCCGACCGGGCACTCGATGCATCCAAACCGCCCGTCAGGGGCGGGCGTGCTCGATCGCCTCTTCCTCCTCCGGCGAGAGCTGCTGGTCGCAGGTCCATCCGCTGATGTTCTTGGCGTAGGTGCGGGCCTCGCTGCGTCCGTGGATCGAGGTGAGCACGACGCCATGGCCGTGGTCGTCGAGCAGGGCCACCGACCAGGAGAGGTGGCCGCCCATGTCCCCGAACGCGTCGTAGCGCACCACCGACAGGTGCCGCAGCGCGTCGCCGGACTCCGCCCGCAGGGCCGCGACCTCCTGGCGCAGCCCGTGCACGTCGGCGGGCAGCGACTCCGCGCTCGGCCGCCGGGCCTGGGCCGCCTGGCGACGCAGCCCGATGACCGCGAGCGCGGCCGCGGCACAGGCGACGAGCAGGGCGAGGATGGCGAGGGCGAGCTGCATACCGCAGACCCTAGGGCCCGCTCGGCCCCATCGCGTCGAGCAGCCCCACGAGTCGCGCGGGTTGGTTGGTGATGATGCCGTCGATCCGCCACTCGACCAGGCGTGCCATGACCAGCGGGTCGTTCACCGTCCAGGCGCGCATCTGCAGGCCGAGCTCGTGGGCGCGCTCGACGATCGGCCGGGTGACCGTCCGCGCTCGCGG encodes:
- a CDS encoding BTAD domain-containing putative transcriptional regulator, with amino-acid sequence MAALQVRVLGGIALDVDQEPVRLPPRLTLLLGLLTAGGDGGVEFDVLLEQLYAGNPPPTADAAIRVHLAKLRDALEPGRDRAVSTRVARMPQRWRLRLEEDECDARLFAAEAGQGRALLRQGAPGEAVSMLRSALDRWAEPYAGMEGDVVDAERTVLTRLHRQAAHDLAAAHLADGDPETALAVADGLQREDPWDEDLVLLRIRATYAGAGQERALALLRAHLADLDTELGLDPSPRLLDAEQAVLRHDPAWAPAIRAAPTVVGAPPSRLVGRDRLLGDVRRHLDSGQPVLLRGEGGIGKTAILQELHRGPERTVLVSAAAASTPYSLLLELLAAHPTAAQDPDRQLLRESVAGTAIPDDLELVAEDLAERHLTPETVLLVDDAEAADAPSVRVLGLLAARGVRLVVARRPGREPPGPWGARTPVTIDVGPLTPDETRQLAARLRPGAELDDDQIRVIGGVPLLVEYAVEPALGLDALGERLLDPLEDSARAGASMLAVVGTPIALETASRLLGGDAVEDLLVARVLRVQGDHVGMAHPYLTSAVRESLGRLACTEILREVLDSEWEIPALLLTDAVETFGAGLPDALVARWALAAGRESIAGGDWEGADPLLARAADLGDPTLAQAAEQERARALMRTGRVVDAREVLVPVMRRLRAEERDAELAACLDEYAGGPARIDGGEMHVVERHARWLLDRDELDPDTRVRVLDALTRTAPVSSLDTLTEELLAECARASSPFSQVCALEARWRRSHYAGEVPTRRAKESQEAVWLAEQLGDIDLQVRMIRHLLDDLLAMGWGSEAAEQLDRLDEISRQRRHAHARWWHQLLGVDALLRRGEADAAMLAAQEVHDQWPRVPALLRENFLMTQQFVALYLTDHELLAASLRDVVTGPESLWVPDLVPEMALLMVDAQAGRASADDVRAGIDRVVAAPHGWRRIAELALAGRAAVAAGVAAPELRRTLLPYERCWVTLGPAVATLGPAAGVLSALAELEGDHREAARWGEQARQQCDAMDAPWWADTRDG
- a CDS encoding DUF4446 family protein translates to MQLALAILALLVACAAAALAVIGLRRQAAQARRPSAESLPADVHGLRQEVAALRAESGDALRHLSVVRYDAFGDMGGHLSWSVALLDDHGHGVVLTSIHGRSEARTYAKNISGWTCDQQLSPEEEEAIEHARP
- a CDS encoding diacylglycerol kinase family protein — translated: MLDRPRYLPLVWAAACLVGFGLLTLLVTQDRAPLDPVDLWGRQAEAWADDIPWLVAILRVVEHLFATVGMAVLTAVTAVWLLWKKQPRAAAYTVVVMLVTSLVTTGVKLTVGRVRPAWQDSIDLLSTRSFPSGHASSMAAFAGVMVVLAWIFLRRSSARQAVYVAAAAFVVVGCLDRVLLGRHYPTDVIAGTLLGAGVALLALGLFDPQPRPQSRGDRPLLATVPTDRKLAVVLNPSKVEDPGQFRSIVTAMAQEAGWSSPTWHYTTVEDPGTGMAHAAAVDGADLVMVCGGDGTVREVCAELAGTGIPVGIIPAGTGNLLARNLDIPLYIRSAIDVALNGQDRAVDLVAVSGDGFEDSHFMVMAGMGFDAAIMEGVNEEFKQKVGWFAYVVSGLKSLMFPAVKVEVSVDGGEPTTHRARTVLVGNVGYLQAGMPLLPDARIDDGKLDVVLLHPRRFLSWIPLAARVLSKSTQTDDLINRMTGASVTVRAATDVPRQLDGDSIGPGKELRMECIHGRLLVRVPR